A genomic stretch from Hemicordylus capensis ecotype Gifberg chromosome 1, rHemCap1.1.pri, whole genome shotgun sequence includes:
- the LPAR6 gene encoding lysophosphatidic acid receptor 6, producing the protein MMVSNCSIEDSFKYTLYGYMFSMVFVLGLISNCVAIYIFTCTLKVYNETTTYMLNLAISDLLFVLTLPFRIYYFASKGWPFGDILCKISVTLFYINMYGSIFFLTSISIDRFLAIVHPFRSKSIRTKRNAKIVCIAVWITVIAGSIPASFFQSTNARLSTDGLTHDTCFENFSEDTWKTYLSRIVIFIEIVGFFIPLILNVTCSTMVLRTLNKPVSLSRNKLSKKKVLRMICVHLLLFCFCFVPYNITLILYSLMRTQTWINCSVVTAIRTMYPITLCIAVSNCCFDPIIYYFTSDTIQNSIKMKQWSSRRHDYRFSETQVSDKFIQHGLQTLKAKIFDNESTI; encoded by the coding sequence ATGATGGTAAGCAACTGTTCTATTGAAGACTCTTTTAAGTATACTTTATATGGTTATATGTTTAGTATGGTATTTGTCCTTGGTTTGATATCAAATTGTGTTGCTATATATATTTTCACCTGCACATTAAAAGTGTACAATGAAACTACAACTTACATGCTTAACTTAGCAATATCGGACCTACTTTTTGTGCTTACATTACCCTTCAGGATTTATTATTTTGCATCAAAGGGATGGCCATTTGGAGACATACTCTGCAAGATTTCCGTCACATTGTTTTATATAAATATGTATGGAAGCATTTTCTTTTTGACCAGTATAAGCATCGATCGTTTTTTAGCTATTGTACACCCATTTCGGTCTAAAAGTATTCGaacaaaaagaaatgcaaagataGTCTGCATTGCAGTCTGGATCACTGTGATAGCAGGAAGTATACCAGCGAGTTTCTTTCAATCTACCAACGCTCGTCTCAGCACAGATGGACTGACCCACGATACCTGTTTTGAAAACTTTTCTGAAGACACTTGGAAAACCTATCTTTCAAGAATTGTTATCTTCATTGAAATTGTAGGATTTTTTATTCCACTGATACTGAATGTCACTTGCTCCACAATGGTTTTAAGAACTTTGAATAAGCCAGTTTCACTCAGTCGGAATAAGTTAAGCAAAAAAAAAGTCCTAAGAATGATTTGTGTTCATTTGCTGCtattctgtttctgttttgtgCCGTATAACATTACTCTAATACTTTATTCACTCATGAGAACACAAACATGGATTAACTGTTCAGTAGTCACTGCCATCAGAACCATGTATCCAATCACACTGTGTATTGCAGTCTCAAACTGTTGCTTTGATcctataatttattattttacttcAGACACTATTCAAAATTCAATAAAAATGAAGCAATGGTCAAGTAGAAGACATGACTATAGATTCTCTGAAACTCAAGTCTCTGACAAGTTCATTCAACATGGACTCCAAACTTTAAAAGCAAAAATATTTGACAATGAATCTACAATATAA